A genomic window from Salvelinus namaycush isolate Seneca chromosome 5, SaNama_1.0, whole genome shotgun sequence includes:
- the LOC120047470 gene encoding zinc finger protein ZIC 4-like — MTTLSRFSGCLLSCVNPGESNTEPSVVLPPLAGEHIGHPTGSSLKLCPSHNLRDYPETRYSAYVDHSVPHFADSGYPSHRLEHSPRGIIIGANRSGAGMPPVTDQLASRSNQHGGIGRYRDLPSYRDSRSHSFFTAYHEQAHGSSDATRDLSGQVMLGLPGDLLTRTHPYGQSISGPRGNSQQLVSQFLGLYKPLNMAIQRGVGDAFLRCSKQNLKHELVCKWSDSQEGAGKQPCARTFGTMYELVTHVTVEHVGGPEHSQYVCHWENCPRDRKPFKAKYKLVNHVRVHTGEKPFPCPFHGCEKVFARSENLKIHKRTHTGEKPFKCEFEGCNRRFANSSDRKKHSHVHSSDKPYMCKVRGCEKCYTHPSSLRKHMKLHCKDFSEKRSDGREGDGEHLAEARSPEVTDQGETASSTIVTRAQPLTSSQQSLSPEIRNESSLRTRFHHTFDNSLDYSSHRSDGLLDPLLIQRSGYRPEPTQYPCNQAGHSFAQSSRTFNTASPFQKSIVNGWYTCHSGVDSFSPKQCNNDISSI, encoded by the exons ATGACAACTCTGTCGAGGTTTAGTGGCTGCCTTCTTTCTTGCGTCAACCCCGGGGAGAGCAATACTGAACCCAGCGTGGTGCTGCCACCTTTGGCAGGGGAGCACATAGGGCACCCCACTGGCAGTTCCTTAAAGCTCTGCCCCTCGCACAATTTGCGAGACTATCCCGAGACGAGGTACAGTGCATATGTTGACCATTCGGTTCCCCATTTTGCAGACTCTGGATACCCCAGCCACCGGTTAGAGCACAGCCCTAGGGGCATCATCATTGGAGCCAATCGTTCTGGAGCCGGCATGCCACCCGTCACTGATCAACTGGCATCAAGAAGTAACCAACATGGCGGGATTGGAAGGTACCGTGACCTGCCTAGCTATAGAGATAGCAGAAGCCACTCTTTTTTCACCGCTTATCACGAGCAGGCCCATGGCTCCTCCGACGCGACTCGAGACCTCTCTGGACAAGTGATGTTGGGTCTACCTGGGGACCTCCTCACCCGGACGCACCCTTACGGCCAGAGCATCAGCGGCCCCAGGGGAAACAGCCAACAACTTGTCTCTCAGTTCCTGGGTCTCTACAAACCGCTGAACATGGCAATTCAACGTGGAGTGGGTGACGCTTTCCTGAGGTGCTCCAAACAGAACCTGAAGCACGAGCTGGTGTGTAAGTGGAGTGACAGCCAAGAGGGGGCTGGGAAGCAGCCCTGCGCCAGAACTTTCGGGACTATGTATGAACTTGTCACCCATGTGACAGTGGAACATGTTGGTGGACCAGAGCACTCTCAATACGTGTGTCACTGGGAGAATTGTCCGAGGGACAGAAAGCCTTTCAAAGCGAAATACAAGTTGGTGAATCACGTCAGAGtccacacaggggaaaagccATTTCCCTGCCCTTTCCACGGCTGTGAAAAAGTTTTTGCAAGATCAGAGAACCTCAAGATTCacaagaggacacacacag GTGAAAAACCTTTTAAGTGTGAGTTCGAGGGCTGCAATCGGAGGTTTGCTAACAGCAGCGACAGAAAGAAGCATTCTCACGTGCACTCCAGTGATAAACCCTACATGTGCAAGGTCAGAGGGTGTGAGAAGTGTTACACCCACCCAAGTTCCCTCCGGAAGCACATGAAGCTCCACTGCAAGGACTTCAGCGAGAAACGCAGCGATGGGCGCGAAGGGGACGGGGAGCACCTTGCAGAGGCCAGGTCACCCGAAGTAACGGATCAAGGCGAAACGGCCTCGTCCACCATCGTGACGCGCGCGCAACCTCTCACCTCCTCTCAACAGTCTCTATCCCCCGAGATTCGAAATGAGTCAAGTCTGAGGACACGTTTCCATCACACATTCGACAACAGTTTGGACTACTCCTCACATAGGTCAGATGGCCTCTTGGATCCATTGTTGATCCAGAGGAGCGGTTATAGACCTGAGCCCACCCAATACCCATGCAACCAAGCAGGCCACAGTTTCGCCCAGAGCTCCAGGACATTTAACACTGCCTCACCCTTTCAGAAAAGTATTGTCAATGGGTGGTATACGTGCCACAGTGGCGTGGACTCTTTCTCACCAAAGCAGTGTAATAACGACATATCATCCATTTGA
- the LOC120047471 gene encoding zinc finger protein ZIC 3-like: MTMLLDSGPQFPSLGVGGFGTPRHHEIGNRDPGLGLNPFADSSHSAAFKLSPVAHDITSSQTSAFTPQASGYAAALGHHHSGQVGSYGGGPFNSTRDFLFRNRGVGESAASSAQHGIFAASAGSLHGPPGISDNPGHLLFSGLHDQGVSHTSPSGHVVNSQMHLGLRGDIFGRPDPYRPVASPRTDPYGAQLHNYNHPMGMNMGMNVPTHHGPGAFFRYMRQPIKQEMSCKWIDENQMNRPKKTCERTFSTMHEMVTHVSMEHVGGPEQSNHICFWEDCPREGKSFKAKYKLVNHIRVHTGEKPFPCPFPGCGKIFARSENLKIHKRTHTGEKPFKCEFDGCDRRFANSSDRKKHMHVHTSDKPYICKVCDKSYTHPSSLRKHMKVHESQGSESSPAASSGYESSTPPVLVSANTEDPTKTPPSAVQNTSGHSDGLPPNFNEWYV; the protein is encoded by the exons ATGACTATGCTCCTTGACAGCGGTCCGCAGTTCCCATCGCTAGGAGTGGGGGGTTTCGGAACACCGCGGCACCATGAGATAGGGAACAGAGACCCCGGTTTGGGACTCAATCCCTTCGCTGATTCATCCCACTCCGCAGCTTTCAAACTCAGCCCAGTGGCTCACGATATAACCTCCAGCCAGACTTCAGCTTTTACCCCGCAAGCCAGTGGATATGCTGCTGCCCTGGGACACCATCACAGCGGACAGGTGGGTTCGTACGGCGGGGGACCGTTCAATTCAACCCGGGACTTTCTATTCAGAAACCGTGGCGTTGGAGAGTCTGCTGCATCGAGTGCCCAGCATGGGATCTTTGCCGCTTCTGCTGGGAGCCTGCATGGACCTCCTGGAATCTCCGATAACCCTGGACATCTGTTGTTTTCAGGGCTCCACGACCAGGGCGTGAGCCACACTTCCCCAAGCGGACATGTAGTCAACAGTCAAATGCATCTTGGTTTACGCGGGGACATTTTTGGAAGACCCGATCCGTACCGTCCGGTCGCCAGCCCTCGGACGGACCCCTACGGCGCTCAGCTCCACAACTACAACCATCCAATGGGGATGAATATGGGGATGAATGTGCCGACACACCACGGTCCTGGGGCCTTCTTTAGATACATGAGGCAACCCATAAAGCAAGAAATGTCCTGTAAATGGATAGATGAGAACCAGATGAACCGACCCAAAAAGACTTGCGAAAGGACTTTCAGCACAATGCACGAGATGGTGACGCATGTCTCCATGGAACACGTTGGCGGCCCCGAGCAAAGTAACCACATTTGCTTCTGGGAGGATTGCCCGAGAGAGGGGAAATCTTTTAAGGCCAAGTACAAACTTGTGAACCACATTCGAgtgcacactggagagaaaccattCCCCTGTCCATTCCCTGGTTGTGGGAAAATTTTCGCCAGGTCGGAAAATTTGAAAATTCACAAACGAACACACACAG GTGAGAAGCCGTTCAAGTGTGAATTCGACGGCTGCGACAGACGCTTCGCCAACAGCAGTGACAGGAAAAAGCACATGCACGTGCACACTTCGGATAAGCCTTACATCTGCAAAGTGTGCGACAAGTCCTACACGCACCCCAGCTCTCTCAGGAAACACATGAAG GTACACGAGTCTCAAGGTTCTGAGTCGTCTCCAGCAGCAAGTTCTGGATATGAGTCGTCCACACCACCAGTTCTGGTATCAGCGAACACTGAAGACCCAACAAAAACACCACCGTCAGCCGTGCAAAACACGTCGGGGCACAGCGATGGACTGCCACCCAACTTTAATGAATGGTATGTTTGA